The Nodosilinea sp. PGN35 DNA window GGCTGCTGCACCACAGCCCAGGGGCCTCAGGAGCCGACATTGCTCGCTATGCCAGGGTGACTCCCCAGGCGGTGACCACCATGCTGCGGCGATTGGAGAAGGCTGGGCTGCTGCGGCGGCAGGCGGCCAACAAGGGGCGCGCGGTGGGTTCTTACCTAAGTCCTAGAGGGGAGGCGGCGCTGCGGGAGGGCGATCGCATTGCCGCCCAGAGCGAGGCCCAGGTCACCTTGGCGTTTACCCCAGACCAGCAGGC harbors:
- a CDS encoding MarR family transcriptional regulator — translated: MHGLVIVTLHRVHAAMEAAFNAALAEVGLSAAQWDILRLLHHSPGASGADIARYARVTPQAVTTMLRRLEKAGLLRRQAANKGRAVGSYLSPRGEAALREGDRIAAQSEAQVTLAFTPDQQARFQADLERCLSVLDSGLDPGGQPE